One window from the genome of Bradyrhizobium xenonodulans encodes:
- a CDS encoding response regulator transcription factor, giving the protein MPTIALVDDDRNILTSVSIALEAEGYRIMTYTDGASALDGFRTTQPDLAILDIKMPRMDGMETLRRLRQKSDLPVIFLTSKDEEIDELFGLKMGADDFIRKPFSQRLLVERVKAVLRRSAPKDPTVAPKENDAKALDRGLLRMDPERHTCTWKNEPVTLTVTEFLILQALATRPGVVKSRNALMDAAYDDQVYVDDRTIDSHIKRLRKKFKVVDNEFEMIETLYGVGYRFKEA; this is encoded by the coding sequence ATGCCCACAATCGCTTTGGTCGACGACGACCGCAACATTCTCACATCCGTCTCGATCGCGCTGGAAGCCGAAGGCTACCGCATCATGACCTACACCGACGGCGCCTCCGCGCTTGACGGTTTCCGCACCACCCAGCCCGACCTTGCCATCCTCGACATCAAGATGCCGCGCATGGACGGCATGGAGACGCTGCGCCGTCTCAGGCAGAAGTCCGACCTGCCGGTGATCTTCCTGACCTCCAAGGACGAAGAGATCGACGAACTGTTCGGCCTCAAGATGGGCGCCGACGACTTCATCCGCAAACCGTTCTCGCAACGCCTGCTGGTCGAGCGCGTCAAGGCGGTGCTGCGCCGCTCGGCGCCGAAGGACCCGACCGTCGCGCCGAAGGAGAACGACGCCAAGGCGCTCGACCGCGGCCTGCTGCGCATGGATCCGGAACGGCATACCTGCACCTGGAAGAACGAGCCGGTGACGCTGACCGTCACCGAATTCCTGATCCTCCAGGCGCTCGCGACCCGGCCCGGCGTGGTGAAGAGCCGCAACGCGCTGATGGACGCCGCCTATGACGACCAGGTCTATGTCGACGACCGCACCATCGACAGCCACATCAAGCGGCTGCGCAAGAAGTTCAAGGTGGTCGACAACGAGTTCGAGATGATCGAGACGCTCTAT
- a CDS encoding HugZ family pyridoxamine 5'-phosphate oxidase: MQPTPDFDPGKLAKSLLRRSRQGALATLMAGSGDPYCSLVNLASHPDGSPILLISGLAVHTMNIVADSRVSLMLDERAAGDPLEGARIMLSGRAEQAEADKDLLQRRYLNAHSSAEAFVSFNDFSFFRVRPTGTHLVAGFGRIVDLKPQQFLTDLTGAEDLLAAEEGAVAHMNADHRDAMGLYATKLLGAAEGDWRCTGCDPEGLDMQDGQTALRLDFPERVTSGTALRKMLVRLAGEARTKVD, translated from the coding sequence ATGCAACCGACCCCCGATTTCGACCCCGGAAAGCTTGCCAAATCGCTGCTCAGGCGCTCGCGCCAGGGGGCCTTGGCGACGCTGATGGCCGGCAGCGGCGACCCCTATTGTTCCCTGGTCAATCTGGCCAGCCATCCCGACGGCTCGCCAATCCTGCTGATCTCAGGCCTTGCCGTGCACACCATGAATATTGTGGCCGACAGCCGGGTCTCGCTGATGCTGGACGAGCGCGCGGCCGGCGATCCACTGGAGGGGGCCCGGATCATGCTGTCCGGTAGGGCGGAACAGGCCGAGGCAGACAAGGATCTGCTCCAGCGACGGTATCTCAATGCCCATTCGTCCGCAGAAGCCTTTGTTTCATTTAATGATTTTTCCTTTTTTCGAGTGCGGCCGACGGGAACCCATCTGGTCGCCGGCTTCGGCCGGATCGTCGACCTCAAGCCCCAGCAGTTCCTCACCGACCTCACCGGCGCCGAGGATTTGCTGGCGGCGGAGGAGGGGGCGGTCGCGCACATGAATGCCGACCACCGCGACGCCATGGGACTCTATGCAACAAAGCTCCTCGGCGCGGCGGAGGGCGACTGGCGCTGCACCGGCTGCGACCCCGAAGGCCTCGACATGCAGGACGGCCAGACCGCGCTGCGGCTGGACTTCCCGGAGCGCGTGACCAGTGGCACGGCGCTGCGCAAGATGCTGGTCCGTCTCGCTGGCGAAGCACGCACGAAGGTGGACTAG